A section of the Microbacterium forte genome encodes:
- a CDS encoding anti-sigma factor, whose protein sequence is MSHLDDEKIALIAMGEPVGSDADMQHLVECESCAAEVAEMSRVALVARSSVVEGDLEAPPADVWSRIHGELGLTEVVAADPASIAGELEPPPEPEPEPELEPDSEPAAADAGHPRQRARVRSRRRSSASVWILAASMALVVAIGAGVWIARALTPSSAVIASAELAAFPDHPDAVGQAEVDDDGDGRRTLTVTLEGDELADGDYREVWLIREDGQALISLGVLDDASGTFRVPDGVDLDEYRLVDISFEPVDGDPAHSGDSIVRGELDFA, encoded by the coding sequence ATGTCACATCTCGATGACGAGAAGATCGCCCTGATCGCGATGGGTGAGCCGGTCGGCTCCGATGCGGACATGCAGCACCTCGTCGAATGCGAGTCCTGTGCGGCAGAGGTCGCCGAGATGTCCCGCGTGGCGCTCGTGGCGCGATCCAGCGTCGTCGAGGGCGACCTGGAAGCCCCGCCGGCAGACGTGTGGTCGCGGATCCATGGCGAGCTCGGTTTGACCGAGGTGGTCGCTGCCGATCCCGCGTCCATCGCTGGCGAGCTCGAACCCCCGCCGGAGCCCGAGCCGGAGCCCGAGCTCGAGCCGGATTCGGAGCCGGCTGCTGCGGATGCCGGGCATCCGCGTCAGCGTGCTCGCGTGCGCTCGCGTCGTCGCTCCTCGGCATCCGTCTGGATCCTCGCCGCGTCGATGGCGCTCGTCGTCGCGATCGGCGCCGGTGTCTGGATCGCCCGTGCGCTGACGCCCTCGTCTGCCGTGATCGCCTCGGCCGAGCTCGCGGCGTTCCCCGATCACCCCGATGCGGTCGGGCAGGCGGAGGTCGACGACGACGGCGACGGCCGGCGCACGCTCACGGTGACGCTCGAAGGCGATGAGCTTGCAGACGGTGACTACCGCGAGGTGTGGCTGATCCGCGAAGACGGGCAGGCGCTGATCAGCCTCGGCGTGCTCGACGACGCATCGGGCACCTTCCGTGTGCCCGACGGCGTCGACCTCGACGAGTACCGCCTGGTCGACATCTCCTTCGAGCCGGTGGACGGCGATCCGGCGCACTCGGGGGATTCGATCGTGCGGGGAGAACTCGACTTCGCCTGA
- a CDS encoding FadR/GntR family transcriptional regulator translates to MKSTTSRASRMRRSTTADQIKQLIIARGLTPGDPLPTEAELCEELDVSRSSVREAIRTLSTLDIVDVRHGHGTYVGPMSLDPMVEALVFRGVLSPEGSLQSLREVVEVRLALDLSMAERVVAAAQVDAGGELDELVAEMVDKASRGERFLEADRLFHTKLFDAIGNRLVGQLVGAFWDVHTAVLPQLDIDQPDDIHQTAVAHGDMLAAVRAGDVDAYRAAVIEHYRPLQRVLAQAESSHA, encoded by the coding sequence ATGAAGTCCACCACGAGTAGGGCATCGCGGATGCGGCGCTCGACGACGGCGGATCAGATCAAGCAGCTCATCATCGCCCGCGGGCTGACACCCGGAGACCCCCTTCCGACCGAGGCCGAGCTCTGCGAAGAGCTCGATGTGTCTCGCTCGTCGGTCAGGGAGGCGATCCGCACCCTGTCGACTCTCGACATCGTCGATGTGCGGCACGGCCACGGCACCTACGTCGGCCCGATGTCACTGGATCCGATGGTCGAGGCACTGGTCTTCCGAGGGGTCCTCTCCCCCGAAGGGTCTCTGCAGTCGCTGCGAGAGGTCGTCGAAGTGCGCCTGGCGCTCGACCTCTCGATGGCCGAGCGTGTCGTGGCGGCCGCCCAGGTCGATGCCGGCGGAGAGCTCGACGAGCTCGTCGCCGAGATGGTCGACAAGGCGAGCAGAGGCGAGCGCTTCCTCGAGGCCGACCGCCTGTTCCACACCAAGCTCTTCGACGCGATCGGCAACCGACTCGTCGGGCAGCTCGTCGGCGCCTTCTGGGACGTGCACACAGCCGTGCTGCCGCAGCTCGACATCGATCAGCCCGACGACATCCATCAGACCGCGGTGGCGCACGGCGACATGCTCGCCGCCGTGCGGGCCGGGGACGTCGACGCCTACCGCGCGGCCGTGATCGAGCACTACCGACCACTGCAGCGCGTCCTCGCGCAGGCCGAGAGCTCGCACGCCTGA